In Brassica napus cultivar Da-Ae chromosome A3, Da-Ae, whole genome shotgun sequence, the sequence AGAGCTATACAAGGGGCATTGATTGTAGCATCAAGCATACAAATCATTCTTGGCTATAGCCAAGTATGGGGTCTTTTCTCAAGGTACATTCATTGCCATTTAACTATATAAACATTCTTTTTATCCAAAATTCTCATTACTTTCAGAATCTCAGGTTTTTCAGTCCTCTTGGAATGGCACCAGTTGTTGGATTGGTTGGTCTCGGAATGTTCCAGCGAGGATTTCCACAGGTAACCCATTCCGCAcccttgcttttttttttttgaataccaGGAGGTTCGGGGCCGAAGCTTTGTATCCCCCAACTTGCAATTAAACACcaactaattatatatatttataaactttgaatTTTCAGCTTGGAAACTGCATTGAGATTGGACTACCGATGCTACTGCTTGTCATTGGACTAACTCAAGTAAAAAAAGCTTTGTCtaagtttcatttttctttcattCCTTCTCTTGCTTATTATTATGTCACATTCTTCTTGGCAGTATCTTAAACATGTCAGACCATTCAAAGATGTCCCAATCTTCGAACGATTCCCGATCTTGATCTGTGTAACATTTGTTTGGATATACGCCATTATCTTGACCGCTAGTGGAGCATACAGACACAAGCCATCTCTTACACAGCTTAGTTGTCGCACAGACAAAGCTAATCTTATATCAACCGCTCCGTGGTATGTATATGAACAGCTCTTATATTGTGGTTTAACATTCTCCATATTCTCATTGTTAATGTCTCACCAGGTTCAAATTCCCATACCCTCTCCAGTGGGGCCCTCCAACGTTTGCAGTAGGCCATTCGTTTGCTATGATGTCTGCGGTTCTTGTATCCATGGTCGAGGTATAAAACAAGCAGACTGTGGTTAGAGAAGGATGAAATGAGATTTGAGTATTAAAATTAATGATTGGTTTGTGCAGTCTACTGGAGCTTACATGGCGGCTTCAAGATTAGCTATAGCCACACCCCCTCCTGCTTATGTATTGAGTAGAGGCATTGGATGGCAGGTGaatataagtagttttcataaagaaacacattaaaataaataaatattcttaTATTTGTATTTGCTATGTTCTTGTCAGGGTATTGGTGTGTTGCTAGATGGTCTTTTCGGAACAGGCACAGGCTCTACTGTTCTAGTGTAAGTAAAGCTCACTGTTCTATGttcttatatatacacacactgACACTCTCTAATAAATGTGTTATTGCAGAGAGAATGTAGGACTTCTTGGGTTAACAAGAGTAGGAAGCCGTCGCGTTGTTCAAGTATCAGCAGGCTTCATGATCTTCTTCTCTATATTAGGTATTACACCTTAAGTCATACTTCTATTGTATTTTCTCATGTGATCTTGAAGTTGTGTTGTTTTTTGTCTCGAGCAGGCAAATTCGGTGCTGTTTTTGCGTCTATACCAGTGCCTATCTACGCAGCATTGCACTGTGTCCTCTTCGGCCTCGTTGGTAAGTCCATTAAGATTAATAGAAAACATGTCATGGCTAACACTAGAACATAATCTTTATCTTGATTACATTTCTTTGCAGCTGCGGTTGGTCTCTCGTTTCTTCAGTTCACAAACATGAACAGCATGAGAAACTTAACGATCACTGGTCTTTCGCTCTTTCTTGGAATCTCGATACCTCAGTTCTTTGTTCATTACTGGGACGCTAGACATTACGGACTAGTTCACACAGACGCGGGATGGTTCAACGCATTCTTGAACACGGTGTTCATGTCTCCAGCTACTGTTGGTCTGATCATTGCGGTTTTCATGGACAATACAGTTGAAGTGGAGATGTCGAAGAAAGACAGAGGGATGCCTTGGTGGGTCAAGTTTAGGAACTTTCGAGGAGATAACCGTAATGAAGAGTTCTACAATTTGCCCTTTAACCTCAACAGATTCTTCCCTCCTACTTAGTATAAATTATATTGACATGCTTTCATGAGGAAACAGAGGCTGCTGCTTTTTAGATTCTGattattattcttttctttGGGTGGTGGTTTTTCCAATTGATGACCTCCATTATTGAAGTAGTTTGTTTGCTTTAGGATTCAGTCTCTTCTTTCTGTAGATTTTAATAAGATGATTAGAATTATttcttttttgggttttgggtgaATGGAATCAATTCTTGCACAAGCTTTTTCAGTTTACTTTATTAATTGAGGTCAATCAATATGCTCGAATAGATTTTACTTTATCCGTTATATCTAACTTTACAATCGAATTGAGTTCTTGTCCAAACTTATCATCAATTTAATTGTAACAGTTTCACTTTTATGTCATTTTTCTGAATAGATATGGAGTATACATTTCTAATTATGATAATCAAAGTACAAATCAAATtaagttttctttaaaaaaaccttctaaaatacatttttattgatGGAagtctcagtttttttttaaaaaaatgtgttCAATATAAAAGTACATAGAAGAAGTCTGATAGGGCCCTCTGGAGTTGCCAAAACCTTGAGCACTCTTCACAATCATTTATATTGGTCAAATATGAGGAGAGATGTGAGAAAGATTTGTAGCTGATGGGTCTCTCGTAAGCAGGCTAAGGCTAATGCCAAGGCACGCCTCATGGTATTGACACACTCTTTTGCTGATTTCTAAGGAACGTTGGACTGAATCAATTGACTTTATGTTAGAACTTCCAAGAACTAAAAAAGATAGGTATCGTGTCTTTGTGGCTTTAGATAGGTTCTCAAAAATAGTTCATTTAACTCCTTGTCATAAGACTGATAATGCATTTTTGATTACCTAGTTGTTATTTAGACAGGTTGTTTGTTTCCAACTTTCCATGGAATGCAGACCATCATTTCTAATAGATTTACCAAATTCTTATGTCATTTCTGGAAGACATTGTGATCTAAGTTAagaacaaaacattttttattcaaatgtCATCCATAAGCTGATACAAACTGATGTTGTAAATCGGATATTGTCAACACTTTTCCATACATTAACTAAATGTAATGCACTCTTGTTACTTGTGGTCGTAGACGAACGTAAAAGAAACTGAGATCACAACAAGGAAACTTATAACTGCAATCCACACCaacatttttaatgtatttattttttgtctagaaaataataaaacatccTGTCAacaatattatgaaattttaagaaaacataaaatagcaAACCTACACATGATGAAAACgataattatgttttaaatttgatattagCTATTTAAATCTGtaatatctaattaaaatatggaTAAAAATTATGtcttatcataattttaaagaagtgtaattttcaaaatttaaaatataaatagagtatttttaaaaaatttccctaaataaaataatactaatatactttgaaaaatatatatattatgaaagttACAGTGTACATTTCTCCGCCATCATTGAAACCTAATTTAA encodes:
- the LOC106439783 gene encoding nucleobase-ascorbate transporter 1-like gives rise to the protein MAEISHPPMEQLQDLEYCIDSNPPWPETVLLAFQNYILMLGSSAFIPALLVPAMGGTDGDKARVMQTLLFVAGIKTLVQSLFGTRLPAVVGGSFAYVIPIAYIINDSSLQKISNDHERFIHTMRAIQGALIVASSIQIILGYSQVWGLFSRFFSPLGMAPVVGLVGLGMFQRGFPQLGNCIEIGLPMLLLVIGLTQYLKHVRPFKDVPIFERFPILICVTFVWIYAIILTASGAYRHKPSLTQLSCRTDKANLISTAPWFKFPYPLQWGPPTFAVGHSFAMMSAVLVSMVESTGAYMAASRLAIATPPPAYVLSRGIGWQGIGVLLDGLFGTGTGSTVLVENVGLLGLTRVGSRRVVQVSAGFMIFFSILGKFGAVFASIPVPIYAALHCVLFGLVAAVGLSFLQFTNMNSMRNLTITGLSLFLGISIPQFFVHYWDARHYGLVHTDAGWFNAFLNTVFMSPATVGLIIAVFMDNTVEVEMSKKDRGMPWWVKFRNFRGDNRNEEFYNLPFNLNRFFPPT